In Verrucomicrobiia bacterium, the sequence TTCCTACTCTTTTCTTTTTATTTTCATCTTCACTACCACACTTCTTAAAGCCGTTGATCTATCCACACCCAAAACTGGTTTTGTAATCGTGCCTGTAGAAACCGAAGCGAAAATGGGCAAGGAAGCTTTTGATGAAGTCAAAAGCAAATCAAAAATCAGCAAGGATAAAAATAAAATAGCATTAGCCAAACAAGTTGTGAATCGCTTACTCCCTCATATCAAAACCCCTTTTAAAGATTGGGAGGTTGTTGTTTTCGAAGATGAAGAACCTAACGCATTTGCATTGCCAGGCGGAAAAATTGGTGTCAATACGGGCATCTTTCCCATCACACAAACGGAAGCGGGTCTGGCAACAGTTTTAAGCCATGAAATCGCGCATGTAACTTTGCGCCATGGGGCCAAACGAATGACACAAGAAGTCGGCGTAGGTATCGTTGGCAAAGGTTTGGATGTTCTTACTAAAAATCAATCTGGGTTGACTCGCAAAGGTGTTATGACCGGTTACGGATTAGGCGCTACTTATGGCGCAGTTTTGCCATTTAGTCGCAACCATGAAATGGAAGCAGACCGCATTGGTCTTATCACTATGGCTAAAGCGGGTTATCCCATGAAAGAAGCGCTATTTTTTTGGCAGCGCATGGCTGAAGCCACAAAAGGAAAATCGCCACCAGAATTTCTTTCCACTCACCCGGCGGATGAAAG encodes:
- a CDS encoding M48 family metallopeptidase, with amino-acid sequence MKILHSYSFLFIFIFTTTLLKAVDLSTPKTGFVIVPVETEAKMGKEAFDEVKSKSKISKDKNKIALAKQVVNRLLPHIKTPFKDWEVVVFEDEEPNAFALPGGKIGVNTGIFPITQTEAGLATVLSHEIAHVTLRHGAKRMTQEVGVGIVGKGLDVLTKNQSGLTRKGVMTGYGLGATYGAVLPFSRNHEMEADRIGLITMAKAGYPMKEALFFWQRMAEATKGKSPPEFLSTHPADERRIKTIEELIPEIRKAKKSGQLE